The genomic DNA GCCGAGATCCCGCATGTACTGGTAGGCATGGAAGTGAGGGGACTGCTCCGTCGGCCGGCGCGTCAGGTCGAGGACCCGGTAGCCCTCCCGGAACAGCGCCTGGACGGCCGGGTTCTCGTCGAAGCCGAGCTCCTCGGCCATCAGCACTCTCAGGTGGCTGACCAGGTCTCGGGTCGTGGCGTCGATCACCGGGCGTTCGGGCATCATCAGGCGAATGGCCAGCGCGGTTTCCACGGTCTCGTCGACCGCCTCCAGGACGATCGACACTCCAGCCACCTCGAACGACGTGACGCTTCCTGCTGCCATTGCCCGCACCCCTTCTCCGGTCTCCACCGTTGTCGTGCCTGACAACGTCCAGAAAAGCGGCTCGTGTTGGCGCAGACCACGGCATCCGCGGGGCAGTCCTGAGACACTTCTGGGACAGCCCGGTGCCGTCGGGTTAGACGCGGGTTGGTGCGTGGAAAGGGGGCGGCATGGGGCTTGCTGAGCGGCGCAGGGCGCTGGGCTACAGTCAGGAAGAGCTCGCGCACGCCCTCGGCGTGGACCGACGGACCGTCGGCCGCTGGGAAGGCCGCTCCACCACGCCGCAGCCGCCGCTGAGACCACGGCTGGCCGAGCTGCTCCACCTCGACCTTGACGAACTCGACGCCTTGGTGGGACAGCCACGAGCAGCCCACCCGGAGTCGGCAGGGCCGCCGCCTCGCGACCACCACGGCTCAGGGGACCTCGACGACATGATCCGACGCCAGTTCCTGCGCGCCATCACCGTCACCAGTGCCCTGGTGGCCCTGCCCCCCGACGAGGGCGCAGCCCTCGCGGAGGGCGCGCTGCGCGGGATGTCCGACGACTTCCTGCGCATGAACGGACACCTGTGGCAGGTCTACCAACTCGCCCGCGCCAAGCGTTCCGTCTACCCGGTCGTCCGCGACCAGCTCACCGCCCTGAACGAGACCCTCGACGGGCGGCCCGAGGTCGAAGCACAGGCCCTGTGCGGCGCGGCCGGCGACCTCTTCCAGCTCGCAGGAGAACTGGCCTTCGACGGCAACCGCTACACCGACGCCGCCGCCTCCTACACGCTCGCCGCCTCTGCCAGCCAGGAGGCGAAGTCCTACGACCTGTGGGCGTGTGCCCTCGTCCGCCACGCCTACGTCGATCTGTACGAACGCCGGTACGCCGACGCGGTCGGCACGCTGTCGGCCGCCGAGAAGGTGGCAAGGCGCGGGGACGGTTCCCTGTCCACCCGCTACTGGGTCGCTGCCGTCCAAGCCGAGGCGTACGCCGGCCTCGGCGACCTCTCCGCCTGCGAACGCGCCTTGGACGAGGCGGAGAAGGTGACCGGCCTGAGCGGGGCGGCCCACAACGGTGGCTGGCTGCGTTTCGACGGCTCCCGCCTCGCAGAAGAGCGTGGCGCGCGCTACCTCCAGCTTGGACGCCTCGACCTCGCTGAGAAGGCACTCAGCAGCGCGCTCAGCCAGGACATCCTCGCTTCCGGCCAGTCCTTCCGCCGACGCGGTGCGGTACTGACCGACCTCGCGGCCATCGGCGCCCGGCGCCAGGACCCCGACCAAGTACTCGCCTACGGCGGGGAGGCGCTGCGACTCGCCCACACGACCTCCTCGGGTTACGTCGCCCATAAACTTCAGGGGCTACGAACCGACCTCGGCCCGCTCTCCCGCGACGCTCGTGTGGCGGAGCTGGGCGCCGAGATCGACGCACTGTGCACGACGTGACGAGAGGGGAAGGCATGTCGCAGTCCGAGGGCGCCCGACTGTTCCGCGAGGCTTGGATCACCGGAGTGCGCAAGCACTTCCCCGGCGAGCCGAAGCCCGGCTACGTCACCCCCTGGGACGAGACCCCCGAGTGGGAGCGCCAGGCCGCCGGTGCCGTCCACGACCAAGTGCGCCAGTTCCTCGACCTCAGCGACCGCCACGCCTCCCGCCTCACCCGCGAGCAGAAGAGCCGCTTTGTCGCCACCTGCTGGACCGCGCAGATGTACAAGCACTTCGAGAACCCGAAGCCGGGCTATGTCGCCGACTGGCCCGACCTGCCCGACTGGCAGAAAGAGACCGACGCGGACATCTTCGAGGCGATCGAGGATGCTCTGAAGTAGTCGCACGGGGCTGCCATTCAAGTCGGCCTGCGCAACCGCCGGGCTTCCTATGGCGTCGATCGGCCCTCCCTTCGCGGCTCGTTTCCGACCGCCGCGTCACGGTTCAGCTCCTGTGGGACCGGCGCGGCGAGGGGGCCGGACAGCGGGCGGATCCTGTTGAGCATGCGCGCGGCTCCGAACTGTTCGCCGGGGTCTCCGGTTGTCCCTTTTCGGGACGGGCGTCATGTCCCGACTCGGGACAAACCTCTTGTCCCGACTCGGGACGGGCTTCCTCCCCCACGACCGCCGAGGCTTTGACTGTCACCATCGCGGCCGGCCCGACAGCCGCCGCAACACCGTCGTAGCCGTGAACAGTGTGCTCGCCGTCCTGACGGTCAGCGACGACGCCTTCATCGAGCAGCATCCCGGAGATCCTGTCACCTGCTGGCCTCGCCGTCCTCGTCACGGGCCTGGCCGCGTCCGTGCCCGGGCGGAGCTGCGCTCCCCGCGGTCCGGGGCGAGGACGGCGCGGGGTACGGCTCGCCGGAGACGAGCGGACCAACCGCCCGGGAGACCCGGCGTCTGGCCAGACGGCGGGATGACGACTGCCCCTGGTCCGGACATACCTGGCTGGCCCGTGGGCCGTGCCCGCGCGGTGTGCGCCGTCTGCCCCGGTGCCGTGCGAGCAGGGCCGCGTCGGAGCACCATCGACGGGAAGACAGCCTCTGGAGGGTCCGTGCGCGATGCGGTGGGTGATGACGTGGGGGCGTGGCCGGTGGGCGAGCCGGGTTTCTGGCGGCGGGTCGTCGAGCGGCTGGGCACGGCGGTGCTGGTGCTGGACACAGCCGGAAGCGTGATCGTCGCGAACCCGGCGGCCGAGCGGCTGCTGGGCCGCACCACCGGGGCGATGCGGGGAGCCGACGCACACGATCTGCTGCACCGGGACGCGGACGGCAACAAGGTGCCGCGAGACCGGTGCCCCCTGCTCCACGCGCTGGCCGAGGGGCAGGGGGCGCGAGGGGAGGGCGGCACATACCTGCGCGGTGACGGTCGTCTGCTGGCTGTCTCCTGGTCCGCATCCCCCTTGACGGAGGACGGCTCCGTGCAAGGCATGGCACTGCTGTTCACGGACGCCACGGGGGACCGCCGCGTCCACCGGGAGCGAACGGCGCGCACGCGCGCCCTGGAGGACCTCAACGAGCGGCTGTCCCTGGTCGCGGAGATCACGGACGTCCTGGGGCAGACTCTGGAGACCGACGAGGCGCTGGCCCGCCTGGTGCGGCTGCTCGTGCCCCGTCTGGCCGACTGGGCCGCGGTGGACCTGCGGACCGGTTCCGGCGAGGTCCACCGGGTGGCGGTGACCGGTCCGGAGGGACGGGACGCCGGATTCCAGGGCCGGAGCGTACTCGGCGCGGAGGGGGCCGGTGAGGGGGAGGACTCGCCGCTGGGCCGTGCGCTGGCCGGGGGCGAATCCGTGCTCCAGGAGCGGGTGGCTGCCGTCACCCCGGCCGCCGGACATCCTCCTCTGGCGGCTCTCCACAGTGGCTTCCTGGCGGCGGTGGGCGCGAGTTCCGCCGTTACGGTGCCGCTCGGCGCCCGGGACCGGATCACCGGGGCGCTGACGGTGGTGCGCACCGACCCGGCGCATCCCTTCGACGAAGACGATCTGGCGGCAGTGAGTGACGTCGGTCGCCGGGTCGGCGTGGTCATCGACAACACCCGCCGCTACGGCCGTCAGCGCGCCGTCGCCGAGGCCATGCAGCGCAACCTGCTCGTCCCGCTGCCCCGGCCGGGCCACCTCCGGCTGGCCGCCCGCTACCAGCCCGCACCCGCGGGCTCCCAGGTCGGCGGGGACTGGTACGACGCCTTCATGCTGAAGGACGGCGCGCTCGCCCTGGTCATCGGTGACGTCGTGGGCCACGACCTGACCGCGGCGGCCGGCATGGCCCAACTGCACGGCATTCTGCGTTCGCTGGCCTGGGATCACACGGGACCGCCCGGCGCCGTCGTCGACCGCCTCGACGCCGCCATGCCGGTCATCACCACCGTCCCGCTGGCCACCCTGATCCTCGCCCGCGTCGAGGGCGACCCGGACACGGGACCGTGGACGCTCCGCTGGACCAGCGCGGGGCACCCGCCCCCGCTGCTCCTCTCCCCGGACGGCACCGCATGCTTTCTGGAAGCCGGCCAGGGGCTGCTCCTCGGCACCGGATCCGTCGGCGACGCGGACCGACCGGACGCCACGCATCCCCTGAAGCCCGGCTCCACCCTGCTGCTGTACACGGACGGGCTCGTCGAGACACCGGGCAGCGACCTCGACACGGGCCTGGACCGGCTGCTCCGGCACGCCCTCACTCTCGTCCACGAACCGCTGGACAGGCTGTGCGGAAAGGTGCTCGCCCACCTGCCGCCCGGCAGCACCGACGACGTGGCCCTGCTCGCCCTGCGCGTACCGCCGCCATGAGACGTGGTGGCCGTCGGACCGGGCCGGTGCCGCGGAGGCGCCCACCATCTCCCACACCACTGATGACCTGCTGTCACGCCGCCTTTACTCGCCGAGGAGTAGTCTGAGGAGACCGAGGGCATCAGGCACGCCGGTGGCGGACCGGCTCCACCCCGGTATCCACCGGCGTTCGTCACGCGGAAGGGTCTCCCCCCTTCACCCCGCATACGCCCGCCGACTCCCTTCCCGCGAACTCGCGGCGGTCGTCGGCGCTTTCCTCCGGCAAGAGCGGCCAGGCACGACCTCCAGCACCCGGATCCACCGGCCACGTCCGGCGCTGCCCGACAGCCCGCGGACCGTCGGCCGCCGTGCCCTGCCGAACCGGCCGGCACCCAACTCGTCAGAGAGATCCCACGTGATCGCCACAGTCCCCACCGCACCGTCCACCCTGTCCCCGCCCCTGCCCCTCGTCCGCCTGCGTCTCGCGCCGCACGGCGCGCTGCCGCGCCGGATCGACGGAGTGTGGTGGCCGTACTCCCGCGATCTTCTGACACAGCTCCCGAAGATGCTCGCCGCGCTGCCGAGAGCGTGGGGCGACATCACCGGCGTCACCGTGGACGCCGCGGCCTGGTCGGCGGCACCGGGGCGCATGTTCGTCGCCAACCAGGTCGTCCGCCTGCACAAGGCCCCCGCCTCTCCGCACGCCCCGGACCGGGTCGTCCTGCTCTCCCCCGGGCTCGGCCGTTGGGACCTGCAGGTGATCCCGCCGGACGCGACGGAGGAAGCAGCCGCTCTCCTTACGACGGCCGCCTTGGACGACCGGCGGCCCGGCGCCGAGGGAGAAGCCCGGCCCCCGGCCCCGACGGCGGCGGCAGGTCCGCGCGGCCGTGTGGGACCCACCGGGCGGGGAACCCGGGCACCTCGGTGGTAGGAGCCGCCGCGGGCACGTCCATGTACGCACCTGCTCCCCGCGCCCTACTCGCCCTGCGGCCGCCCCGAGTCATCCGCCCGCTTCTGAGAGAGACGTCCTCATGACCATGGCCACCACCACCGCCACGCGCCCCGACACTCCCGGCAGCGACTTCGCCCGGTTGTCGAAGAAGATCGCGGACGCCGGACTGCTGGGGCGTCGCCCCGGCTACTACACGTTACGCATCACCGCCGTGACCGGGCTCTACGCCGCCGGATGGGCCGCGTTCGTCCTCGTCGGCGCCTCCTGGTGGACACTGGCGATCGCCGCGTTCCTGGCCGTGATGTACGGGCAAGTCGCCCTGGTCGCCCATGACATGGCCCACCGGCAGGTGTTCCGCCGCCGCCGGGCCAGCGAGTTGTCCGGACGGATCGCCGGCGCGTCGATCGGCATGAGCTACGGCTGGTGGCAGGACAAGCACACCCGTCACCACGCCAACCCCAACACCGAGAACCTCGACCCCGACATCGGACCCGACCTGCTCGTCTGGTCCCCGGACCAGGCCCGCGCCGCCACCGGACTGCCCCGCCTGCTCGGCCGCTGGCAGGCGTTCCTCTTCTTTCCCCTGCTCACGCTGGAGGGCTTCAACCTGCACGTGGCGAGCGGCAGGGCCATGGCCAACCGCCGGCTCAAACGCCGGGCGGTCGACGGCGCTCTGCTCCTGGGGCACTGCGCCGTCTACCTGGCCGCCCTGTTCTGGGTCCTGCCGCCCGGGATGGCGATCGCCTTCCTCGCCGTCCACCAGTGCCTGTTCGGCGTCTACCTCGGTTCGGCCTTCGCGCCCAACCACAAGGGGATGCCGATCCTGACGGCCGACGACCGCCCCGACT from Streptomyces sp. CB09001 includes the following:
- a CDS encoding helix-turn-helix transcriptional regulator, which translates into the protein MGLAERRRALGYSQEELAHALGVDRRTVGRWEGRSTTPQPPLRPRLAELLHLDLDELDALVGQPRAAHPESAGPPPRDHHGSGDLDDMIRRQFLRAITVTSALVALPPDEGAALAEGALRGMSDDFLRMNGHLWQVYQLARAKRSVYPVVRDQLTALNETLDGRPEVEAQALCGAAGDLFQLAGELAFDGNRYTDAAASYTLAASASQEAKSYDLWACALVRHAYVDLYERRYADAVGTLSAAEKVARRGDGSLSTRYWVAAVQAEAYAGLGDLSACERALDEAEKVTGLSGAAHNGGWLRFDGSRLAEERGARYLQLGRLDLAEKALSSALSQDILASGQSFRRRGAVLTDLAAIGARRQDPDQVLAYGGEALRLAHTTSSGYVAHKLQGLRTDLGPLSRDARVAELGAEIDALCTT
- a CDS encoding SpoIIE family protein phosphatase, translating into MRDAVGDDVGAWPVGEPGFWRRVVERLGTAVLVLDTAGSVIVANPAAERLLGRTTGAMRGADAHDLLHRDADGNKVPRDRCPLLHALAEGQGARGEGGTYLRGDGRLLAVSWSASPLTEDGSVQGMALLFTDATGDRRVHRERTARTRALEDLNERLSLVAEITDVLGQTLETDEALARLVRLLVPRLADWAAVDLRTGSGEVHRVAVTGPEGRDAGFQGRSVLGAEGAGEGEDSPLGRALAGGESVLQERVAAVTPAAGHPPLAALHSGFLAAVGASSAVTVPLGARDRITGALTVVRTDPAHPFDEDDLAAVSDVGRRVGVVIDNTRRYGRQRAVAEAMQRNLLVPLPRPGHLRLAARYQPAPAGSQVGGDWYDAFMLKDGALALVIGDVVGHDLTAAAGMAQLHGILRSLAWDHTGPPGAVVDRLDAAMPVITTVPLATLILARVEGDPDTGPWTLRWTSAGHPPPLLLSPDGTACFLEAGQGLLLGTGSVGDADRPDATHPLKPGSTLLLYTDGLVETPGSDLDTGLDRLLRHALTLVHEPLDRLCGKVLAHLPPGSTDDVALLALRVPPP
- a CDS encoding DUF5994 family protein; translation: MIATVPTAPSTLSPPLPLVRLRLAPHGALPRRIDGVWWPYSRDLLTQLPKMLAALPRAWGDITGVTVDAAAWSAAPGRMFVANQVVRLHKAPASPHAPDRVVLLSPGLGRWDLQVIPPDATEEAAALLTTAALDDRRPGAEGEARPPAPTAAAGPRGRVGPTGRGTRAPRW
- a CDS encoding acyl-CoA desaturase, which codes for MTMATTTATRPDTPGSDFARLSKKIADAGLLGRRPGYYTLRITAVTGLYAAGWAAFVLVGASWWTLAIAAFLAVMYGQVALVAHDMAHRQVFRRRRASELSGRIAGASIGMSYGWWQDKHTRHHANPNTENLDPDIGPDLLVWSPDQARAATGLPRLLGRWQAFLFFPLLTLEGFNLHVASGRAMANRRLKRRAVDGALLLGHCAVYLAALFWVLPPGMAIAFLAVHQCLFGVYLGSAFAPNHKGMPILTADDRPDFLRRQVLTSRNVNGGRFTDLALGGLNHQIEHHLFPSMPSPNLRKARAIVRRYCRDLGVDYAETGLVASYRLALTSLHDAGAPLRRTRVPT